A genomic window from Streptomyces sp. WMMC940 includes:
- a CDS encoding ATP-binding protein: MAGRQEGSGAAQLRRSVRRADLRAVPEVRRALRALLGHWGEPGSAEVAELLTSELVTNALVHTEDGAVVTATVAPARLRVEVRDFTTGLVEPPAEPVPDESTHGRGLLLVQSLADAWGVRAHGLGKAVWFELHGGPA; encoded by the coding sequence ATGGCGGGACGTCAGGAGGGTTCGGGCGCCGCGCAGTTGCGACGCAGCGTGAGGCGCGCGGACCTCAGGGCGGTACCGGAGGTGAGAAGGGCTCTGCGGGCCCTGCTGGGCCACTGGGGCGAGCCGGGCTCGGCCGAGGTGGCGGAGCTGCTGACCAGTGAACTGGTGACGAACGCGTTGGTGCACACGGAGGACGGGGCGGTCGTCACGGCGACGGTGGCACCCGCACGACTGCGGGTCGAGGTAAGGGACTTCACGACCGGGCTGGTGGAGCCGCCCGCGGAGCCCGTGCCCGACGAGAGCACGCACGGAAGGGGCCTGCTGCTGGTGCAGAGCCTCGCTGACGCGTGGGGTGTACGGGCCCACGGCCTCGGCAAGGCGGTGTGGTTCGAACTGCACGGTGGACCGGCGTGA